The region CTTCAGGCTGACGACGATCGAGCGGAACGCGATCGTGAGCAGCGCGATCAGGAGCACGAACGTCACGATGAGCGAGGCGATCGTGTTGCGCGAGATGCAGTCGGCGAACGCCGCGTTGACCACGGGCTGTCCCGTGACGAAGGCGGCGACCTTGCTCGCCTGGGGCCCTTCGCTCGGGAGGCCGAACGCCGGGGCGTCGAGATCGGTGAGCGCCCACGCGATGCGCCGTTCCAGCTCCGCGGGCGGCGCGGACACGCCGGCCGCCGCGAGCACCGGCGCGGCGAGCCTGGTCGCCTCGATCATCGCCCGCGCGTCTGCCATGGCCGTCGCGAGCGCGTCGGCGCTGAGCTCGAGCCCCTTGGGATCGCGCGCGGCAGTGAGCGGCAGGGCGTTCCGCAGCGCGTCGGTCACGGTCGCGAGGTCGGGTGACCCGCGAAGCGCCTCCCCGAGCGGATCGCGCAAGCGCCTCTCCCGCTCCACCCACTCGGCGGCGGCCTCCGCGTCCGCATCCGGCTCGGGCTCCATGAAAAGCGCGCCCTCGCCCATGACGTGCTCCGCGATCATCGCGTCGACGGCCTGTGCGACGTCGGGGCCCGGGACCAGATCCTCCTTCATCCCGTGCTCGCGGATCGCCGCCGCGATCCGCCGCTCGGCGCCCTGCGCGGCGCGCTCGCGCCCGTGGATGTCGATCAGGCGCACGAGGCGCGCGGAGATCTCGCCGATCATCGCCTCCGTCTGCCGCTCGCGATCCTTCGGCGGGAGCTTCCGGACCTCGATCCCGCTCACCGCGTGCGGGATCTCCTTCGCGACGAACGCCTGGAGCCCGTCGACCGCGGCGTTGATCATCTCGGGCGGCAGGTTCTTCAGCCGGACCTGGACGAGGCTCGCCTCCTTGGTCGGCGAGATGATCTGGTCGATGGCGGCGCTGCCCTCGATGAACGGGTAGAGCGGCTGCGTGCGCTCCTGGCTGATCGGCAGGTCCGGCCGGCCGCCCATCGCCTCGGCCATCATCACGAGCGGATCGATGATCGAGCTCACCTGCACGACGTTGTCATCCTGCTGGAGGTACTCGACGATCTTCCGGAGCTCGGCGAGCACGAACGGCGAGCGCATGTCGCCCTCGAAATAGATCTGGAGCATCACGGAGCCGCCGAAGCGGCGTTCGAGGAACTTGTTGGCCTCGTCCGGCTCGGAGCCGTCGGCGTAGAACGTCCGCAGCGTCGAGTCGGGCTCCACGCGCGCCGCGCACACGACGCTCACGGCCGCCAGGACGGCGGCGCCCGCAATCACGCCGCGCCTGTGGCCGAGCGACCAGCTGCCGAGGCGGCCGAGCGACCTCGCGAGCGGCGCCGCCCCGAGTCGCGTCGGGAGGTTGCGGCTGAACGACATCGCGGCCGGGATCACGGTCAGCGCGAGGAGGAGCATGAACAGGATGCCGAGCGCGCACAGCCACCCGAACTCGCGCATCGGCCCGACGTTCATCGCCTGGAACGCGGCGAAGCCCGCGCAGGTCGCGAACGCCGAGAACGACACCGGCCCCACGCGCTCCCTGAACGCCTCCACGATCCGCCCGTGGATCGTCGGAGCGGCGCCGGTGAAGTACGCCCCGAGGAAGTGGATGCCGTAGGCGCCGCCGATGGCGACGAACAGCGTCGGGATCGAGGAATCGACGATGGTGATTTTCTTCCCCAGGAGGACGAAGAGCCCGAGCGTCCAGACGAGCGCCATGCCGACGACCGACAGGCTGAGCACCACGCCGAGCGGCTTCGGGAACAGGAGGAACGTGATGAGGGTCACGACGATGATGACGACGGGCGTGAGCTTGCTCATGTCCGTCTTCGTGCCGCCGACCACGTGCAGGCGGATGAACGGCGAGCCGGCGTAGTAGATCCCCTTCCCGGTCCAGAGCTTCGACGACGCGGTCTTGATGTCCGCGGCGACGTTCACGGCGGCGCGCTTGCCGCCGAGGAAGCAGAGGATCATCGCCGCCTCGCCGTCCCTGGAGATCAGGTTGCCGACCGCGTTCTTGTTGGCGAGGACCCTGGCCCTGAGCGCCTCGAGCTCCGCGGGATCGGTCGGCACGCTGTCGACGAGCGGCTCGACGTTGAGCCCGACGGGGCCGGGCTGCGGGTCCGGGACCTCGGTGAACGACATCACGTCATACACGCCCTCGACCCGCGCGAGCCGCCGCGTCAGCTCGCGGATCTCGGTGAGCCGCTCCGCCGTGAACATGTCGTCCGCCTCGAGCCCGACGATCGCCACGTCGAGGCCGCCGAACTTCTCGTTCACGCGATGGAAGAGCGCGATGTCCGGATCCACGGCCGGGAGGAACTGGAGCACGTCGTCGTCGGCCTCGAGCTTGGGCAGGAGAGTGGCGAACGCCGCCGTGATGATCACGGCGATGATCAGGATCGGCCAGCGAAAGCGGATGATCAGCTCTGCAACCCGCGTCTTCATGGGCTCCTCACGGCGACGAACCAAGAACGACCTCGTATATACCAATCATCTCGTCTCAGTCCACCCCGCTTCCCCGCAGCGCCGGGAGCACGATCACGGCGCAGAGCATCGCCGCGGTGAGGCCGACGACGATCATCAGCCCGATGTCCGCCATGGCCCGGTTGTTCGCGAACGCGAGCGCCGCGAACCCGACGATCGTCGTCAAGGCGTCCGCGAAGACCGCCGCCGCGACCCGCCCGCGCTCACCCGCCGGCTCGTGCTCGACGTACACGCCGTAGTTGATCCCGAGGCCGAGCACCATGGTGAGCGCCGCGGAAGCGACCGGGGTGACCGGACGGCCGATGAGGCCGTAGAGCCCGACCGCCGCGAGCACGCCGAACGCGGGGGGCAGCACCGCGCGCAGAGAGAAGAGGAGCGAGCGCTCGACCACGGCGATCAGCACGAGCGCCACGGCCCCCCAGATGCCGAGCATCCAGGCGAGATCCTTCTGCAGCGCGTCGAGGGTGCCCTGCGCCTCGACCCGCTCGGACGCGAGGCGGCAGCCCGGCACCGCCTCGGCGATCGCGGCGAGCGAGTCGGCCCGGGCCGCGCCCTTCACCCGCGAGAGGACGTACCAGCGGCCGCCCTGCTGCACCAAGGCCTCCGTGACGAGCCGGCCGAGGCTCGTGCCGCTGTAGTCCGCGGGCTCGATCGGCGGGGCGTCGAGCATCGCGTCGAGGCCCTCGATGTAGGACGGCGCGAAGCCGGCGGCCGCGAGCGCGGTCCTCGCCCCCCCTGCACCGGGATCGAAGAGGGCCGCGGACGCGTCGAGCGACCTCCTCTGCGTCGCGAGCGACGGGAGGAACGGGCTCACGGAAACGACGTCGTCCTTCTCGACGCCGCCGGCGAGGAGCGCGGCATAGAGGGCGTCGTTGCGCGCGAGCGCCTCGTCGCGGGAGCCTCCCTCGGCCACAAGCAGCGCCTGATCCGCGATCCCGGGGAACAGCCTCGACAGCCGGTCCTGCTTCGCGACGAGATCGGGCGGCGTGTAGCCCAGATCGCGCGGATCCCCGGAGAGCGTCACGCCGAAGAGGCCGAACGCGAAGGCGCCGGCGGCCGCCGCGAACACCAGGAGCAGGACCGCGCGCCGCGCGCCCACGGCTCCCGTGCCGAGCCGCGTGAACCGGCGCGACCAACGCTCCGCGGTGTCGCGCAGCCCCGGACCCGCGCCGCCGAGCGCGAGCCTGTGGAGCGAGGGGAGCAGGAGCAGCGCCGTGAGGAGCGACACCCCGACCGAGATCGCGGCGAAGGCGGCGAGTTGCCGGACGCTCGTGAACGAAGACGTTGCGACGAGCAGGAACGCCGCGACCGCGGTGGCGCACCCGAGCGTCACCGGCCTGACCACGGCCTGGAGCGCCGCGGCCATGCGCGCCCTGGTGTCGCCCTCGGTCTCGCCGAGCGCCCGGTGGTAGAGGTGGATCGCGTAGTCGATGCTGATGCCGGTGATCGTCGAGGCGAACCCGAGGGTGAGCGCATGCACGCGCTGCCCGGCGAGCCCCATCGCGCCGGCGGCGATCGCGTTGCCGAGGAGGCCGGGGACGAGCGCGAGCAGGAGGAGCCGCAGGCGCCGGAAGAAGAGGAGGAACACCCCGGCGACGAGCACCGTGATCGCGATCGAGCACCACTTGAGATCCGCGATGAGCGAGGACGCGCTCGCGGAGGCGAAGTGGACCCCGCCGAGGGCGACAACCGGGATGTCCGCCGTGCCCTCGGCCTCGAGGGCGCGGGCGACCGTCCGGTCGAGCTCCCGCACGAAAGCCGTCGCGCGCTCGACGTCGAGCGCATCGAACGAGAGATCGAGGAAGACGAGGGCGTACCGTCCGTCGAGCGAGACCAGGTGGCCCCGCTCCACGCGGGCGCCCTGGCCCTCGCCGACGGCTTCGAGCCCGCGGAGCGCGTCCCGCCCGAGCCCGAGCGGGTCCTGCAGCAGGTACTCCTGGATCACCATCGCCTCGGGTGCGCCGAGCCGCTCCTTGAGCTGGGCCACGCGCTCCGCCGTCTCCGCCTCGTTTTTCGGGAGCGCGTCGGCGCGCGCGAGCCTCGCCGCCCGCCCGAGCACGACCGCCGCCGCCCGCCTCGCCTCGTCCATCTCCACCCGGCTCGTCACCGCCGCGACCCCGTCGAGCTTCGCCAGCGCGTCGGCCGCAGCGTCCGCGGCCTCGAGCAGGCGATCCGTGTCGCCCTTCGCCTCGGGCCCGACGACCACCGCGACCTTGCGCATCATCCCGAACCTGCGGGCGAGCTCGACGAGCGAATCGCCCCCGCGGTCCGGCAGCAGCTCGGTGACGTCCGTCTCGACGGAGATCCGCGTCGCGGCGAGGGCGCCTGCCGCGAGGAGCACCGCGAACACGGCGATCGCGACCGGGGTCGGCAGGATGGGCAGCTTCACGCAAAGGTCCTAACTTGGAAATCGGCGGATGTAAATCCGAGCGACTTCGGATAAGGTCACCGGCGACGCGCGATCCAGGAGGAGACGATGGCCGTTCCAGCGAGAAGCTACGCCGCGTTCGGCACGGTGATGCTCGCGTTCTTCCTGGCCATTCTCGACTCGACGATCGTCAACATCACGCTCCCGCGCATCACGGAGCACTTCAGGACCGACATCAAGACGATCTCCTGGGTGGTGAACGGCTTCGCGCTCGCGTTCGCCGTGCCGCTCATCACCGCGTCGCGCCTCGCGGATCAGTTCGGCCGCAGGCGCGTCTTCTCCATCGGCCTCGCCCTGTTCACGATCACGTCGCTCTTCGCCGGGCTCGCGCCGGGCGTGAACCTGCTCGTCTTCTTCCGCGTGCTCCAGGGCCTGTCCGCGGCGATGCTCGTGCCGGTCACGCTGCCGATCGTGCTGGACCTCTTCCCGGCCGAGAAGAGCGGCGCCGTCATCGGCGCGTGGGCGGCGATCGCCGGGCTCGCCGCGGCGGGCGGACCGGCGCTCGGGGGCGTCATCACGGACAAGCTCTCTTGGCAGTGGATCTTCTACATCAACATCCCGATCGGGCTCCTCTCGCTCGTGCTGACCCAGTTCCTCATCCGCGAGACCAAGGATCCGACGTCCTCGCGCCGGATCGACTGGTCCGGCATGGCGAGCCTCACCGCCGCGGCGTTCTCGCTCGTGTACGCGCTCATCAAGGCGAACGATCTCGGCTGGACGTCGCCGACCATCCTCGGGCTGTTCGCGTGCGCCGCGTTCTCCCTCGTCCTGTTCGTGCTCGCCGAGGTCAGGTCCAAGGAGCCGATGCTCCCGCTCGGGATGCTGCGCTCCCTGCCGTTCTCGGCGGGGAACGCGACGCTCTTCGTGCTCGGCATGGGCATGATGAACGGCGTGTTCTTCCTCGCCTTCTTCCTCACGCAGGTCATGGGCAAGACCGAGCTCGAGGCCGGGATCGTCATCACGGCGCTGCCGCTCACCTCGACGGTGTTCTCCGCCATCACGGGCGCGCTGTCGGACAAGCTCGGGTCGAGGTGGTTCACGACCGCCGGCATGGCGATCCTCGCCGCGTCGGTCTACGTCTACAGCGGGCTGCGCCCCGACGCGACGAACGGGGAGATCGTCTGGCGGCTCATGCTCATGGGCGCCGGGATCGGAACGGCGATGGCGCCGGTGGTGGGGTCGACCGTGCGCGCGGTGGCGGCGGACAAGATCGGCATCGCGTCGGGCGTCGGCAACATGACCCGCACCGTGGGCACCGTGCTCGGCGTGGCGATCATCGTGACGATGTTCACGGGCACGGTCGACCGGCAGATCGGGTGGGCCAAGGGCGAGGCCAAGGCGCTCGTCACGGCGAACGACGCGCTCCGGGATCAGATCAAGGCACCGATACTGAGGCGGATCTCGGGGGTGGGGTTCTCCCAGTCGCGCAAGCTCGCCACGCTCGACGAGACGCTCGCCGAGGTCGATCGCAAGAAGGCCGAGGTGCTCGACTCGGTGCCGCCGTTCATGGCGAAGAAGATGGCGAAGACGTTCGAGGAGCAGAAGGACGAGATCCGGACGCTCCACCCGAAGCTCCAGAAGATTTTCAAGAGCCGGATCTGCGACGCGTTCGCCGCGACCTTCAAGGTCAACGCGTTCATCCTAATCCTGGGCGTCCTCTTCGCGCTGTTCTCGGATCAGAGAAGGAATCGGGGTCGGTAGCCGTTAGCCGAAATCGCGCTTGCCGTGCCATACGCGCAAGACGACCAACGCATTTTCGTTC is a window of Pseudomonadota bacterium DNA encoding:
- a CDS encoding MMPL family transporter, which codes for MKTRVAELIIRFRWPILIIAVIITAAFATLLPKLEADDDVLQFLPAVDPDIALFHRVNEKFGGLDVAIVGLEADDMFTAERLTEIRELTRRLARVEGVYDVMSFTEVPDPQPGPVGLNVEPLVDSVPTDPAELEALRARVLANKNAVGNLISRDGEAAMILCFLGGKRAAVNVAADIKTASSKLWTGKGIYYAGSPFIRLHVVGGTKTDMSKLTPVVIIVVTLITFLLFPKPLGVVLSLSVVGMALVWTLGLFVLLGKKITIVDSSIPTLFVAIGGAYGIHFLGAYFTGAAPTIHGRIVEAFRERVGPVSFSAFATCAGFAAFQAMNVGPMREFGWLCALGILFMLLLALTVIPAAMSFSRNLPTRLGAAPLARSLGRLGSWSLGHRRGVIAGAAVLAAVSVVCAARVEPDSTLRTFYADGSEPDEANKFLERRFGGSVMLQIYFEGDMRSPFVLAELRKIVEYLQQDDNVVQVSSIIDPLVMMAEAMGGRPDLPISQERTQPLYPFIEGSAAIDQIISPTKEASLVQVRLKNLPPEMINAAVDGLQAFVAKEIPHAVSGIEVRKLPPKDRERQTEAMIGEISARLVRLIDIHGRERAAQGAERRIAAAIREHGMKEDLVPGPDVAQAVDAMIAEHVMGEGALFMEPEPDADAEAAAEWVERERRLRDPLGEALRGSPDLATVTDALRNALPLTAARDPKGLELSADALATAMADARAMIEATRLAAPVLAAAGVSAPPAELERRIAWALTDLDAPAFGLPSEGPQASKVAAFVTGQPVVNAAFADCISRNTIASLIVTFVLLIALLTIAFRSIVVSLKALVPALVMFAVAIGVMGAVKIPLDPTTNMISAIALGVGVDYAIHFLWRRRRRRESLQVASETIGPSIASNAIQVAAGFSVLAISDMIPMQRFGLLVALTMILCAVATFVLLPVLKAEGSLPDLVDSRAPAHPAATGE
- a CDS encoding MMPL family transporter; translation: MKLPILPTPVAIAVFAVLLAAGALAATRISVETDVTELLPDRGGDSLVELARRFGMMRKVAVVVGPEAKGDTDRLLEAADAAADALAKLDGVAAVTSRVEMDEARRAAAVVLGRAARLARADALPKNEAETAERVAQLKERLGAPEAMVIQEYLLQDPLGLGRDALRGLEAVGEGQGARVERGHLVSLDGRYALVFLDLSFDALDVERATAFVRELDRTVARALEAEGTADIPVVALGGVHFASASASSLIADLKWCSIAITVLVAGVFLLFFRRLRLLLLALVPGLLGNAIAAGAMGLAGQRVHALTLGFASTITGISIDYAIHLYHRALGETEGDTRARMAAALQAVVRPVTLGCATAVAAFLLVATSSFTSVRQLAAFAAISVGVSLLTALLLLPSLHRLALGGAGPGLRDTAERWSRRFTRLGTGAVGARRAVLLLVFAAAAGAFAFGLFGVTLSGDPRDLGYTPPDLVAKQDRLSRLFPGIADQALLVAEGGSRDEALARNDALYAALLAGGVEKDDVVSVSPFLPSLATQRRSLDASAALFDPGAGGARTALAAAGFAPSYIEGLDAMLDAPPIEPADYSGTSLGRLVTEALVQQGGRWYVLSRVKGAARADSLAAIAEAVPGCRLASERVEAQGTLDALQKDLAWMLGIWGAVALVLIAVVERSLLFSLRAVLPPAFGVLAAVGLYGLIGRPVTPVASAALTMVLGLGINYGVYVEHEPAGERGRVAAAVFADALTTIVGFAALAFANNRAMADIGLMIVVGLTAAMLCAVIVLPALRGSGVD
- a CDS encoding DHA2 family efflux MFS transporter permease subunit, translated to MAVPARSYAAFGTVMLAFFLAILDSTIVNITLPRITEHFRTDIKTISWVVNGFALAFAVPLITASRLADQFGRRRVFSIGLALFTITSLFAGLAPGVNLLVFFRVLQGLSAAMLVPVTLPIVLDLFPAEKSGAVIGAWAAIAGLAAAGGPALGGVITDKLSWQWIFYINIPIGLLSLVLTQFLIRETKDPTSSRRIDWSGMASLTAAAFSLVYALIKANDLGWTSPTILGLFACAAFSLVLFVLAEVRSKEPMLPLGMLRSLPFSAGNATLFVLGMGMMNGVFFLAFFLTQVMGKTELEAGIVITALPLTSTVFSAITGALSDKLGSRWFTTAGMAILAASVYVYSGLRPDATNGEIVWRLMLMGAGIGTAMAPVVGSTVRAVAADKIGIASGVGNMTRTVGTVLGVAIIVTMFTGTVDRQIGWAKGEAKALVTANDALRDQIKAPILRRISGVGFSQSRKLATLDETLAEVDRKKAEVLDSVPPFMAKKMAKTFEEQKDEIRTLHPKLQKIFKSRICDAFAATFKVNAFILILGVLFALFSDQRRNRGR